Proteins encoded by one window of Arabidopsis thaliana chromosome 2, partial sequence:
- the CYP5 gene encoding cyclophilin 5 (cyclophilin 5 (CYP5); FUNCTIONS IN: peptidyl-prolyl cis-trans isomerase activity; INVOLVED IN: protein folding; LOCATED IN: cytosol, Golgi stack, endoplasmic reticulum, membrane fraction, multivesicular body; EXPRESSED IN: 23 plant structures; EXPRESSED DURING: 13 growth stages; CONTAINS InterPro DOMAIN/s: Cyclophilin-like (InterPro:IPR015891), Peptidyl-prolyl cis-trans isomerase, cyclophilin-type (InterPro:IPR002130), Peptidyl-prolyl cis-trans isomerase, cyclophilin-type, conserved site (InterPro:IPR020892); BEST Arabidopsis thaliana protein match is: rotamase CYP 7 (TAIR:AT5G58710.1); Has 16420 Blast hits to 16390 proteins in 2652 species: Archae - 108; Bacteria - 6810; Metazoa - 2915; Fungi - 1388; Plants - 1273; Viruses - 4; Other Eukaryotes - 3922 (source: NCBI BLink).), protein MAKASFILLGTLFLFGAIASIQAKEDLKEVTHKVYFDVEIDGKSAGRVVIGLFGKAVPKTAENFRALCTGEKGVGKSGKPLHYKGSKFHRIIPSFMIQGGDFTHGNGMGGESIYGQKFADENFKLKHTGPGVLSMANSGEDTNGSQFFITTVTTSWLDGRHVVFGKVVQGMDVVYKIEAEGKQSGTPKSKVVIADSGELPL, encoded by the exons ATGGCGAAAGCAAGCTTTATTCTACTCGgaactctcttcctcttcggAGCCATAGCTTCAATTCAG GCAAAAGAAGATCTCAAGGAGGTTACTCACAAGGTTTACTTCGATGTAGAGATCGACGGCAAATCCGCTG GTCGCGTTGTTATAGGACTATTTGGCAAGGCAGTTCCTAAAACTGCAG AAAACTTCAGAGCTTTGTGCACAG GGGAGAAAGGTGTAGGGAAGAGTGGGAAACCTCTACACTACAAGGGAAGCAAGTTCCATCGAATCATTCCCAGCTTTATGATCCAGGGAGGTGACTTCACGCATGGGAACGGTATGGGTGGAGAATCAATCTATGGTCAGAAGTTTGCTGATGAGAACTTCAAGCTGAAGCACACTGGACCAG GTGTACTTTCAATGGCGAACTCGGGAGAAGACACAAATGGTTCGCAGTTTTTTATCACAACGGTGACAACAAGCTGGTTAGATGGAAGGCATGTGGTGTTTGGGAAAGTGGTGCAAGGAATGGATGTAGTTTATAAGATTGAAGCTGAGGGCAAACAAAGCGGAACTCCTAAGAGCAAAGTCGTAATTGCAGACAGTGGAGAACTTCCTCTCTAA
- the CYP5 gene encoding cyclophilin 5 (cyclophilin 5 (CYP5); FUNCTIONS IN: peptidyl-prolyl cis-trans isomerase activity; INVOLVED IN: protein folding; LOCATED IN: cytosol, Golgi stack, endoplasmic reticulum, membrane fraction, multivesicular body; EXPRESSED IN: 22 plant structures; EXPRESSED DURING: 13 growth stages; CONTAINS InterPro DOMAIN/s: Cyclophilin-like (InterPro:IPR015891), Peptidyl-prolyl cis-trans isomerase, cyclophilin-type (InterPro:IPR002130), Peptidyl-prolyl cis-trans isomerase, cyclophilin-type, conserved site (InterPro:IPR020892); BEST Arabidopsis thaliana protein match is: rotamase CYP 7 (TAIR:AT5G58710.1); Has 15750 Blast hits to 15712 proteins in 2648 species: Archae - 109; Bacteria - 6497; Metazoa - 2918; Fungi - 1356; Plants - 1258; Viruses - 4; Other Eukaryotes - 3608 (source: NCBI BLink).), whose product MAKASFILLGTLFLFGAIASIQAKEDLKEVTHKVYFDVEIDGKSAGRVVIGLFGKAVPKTAENFRALCTGEKGVGKSGKPLHYKGSKFHRIIPSFMIQGGDFTHGNGMGGESIYGQKFADENFKLKHTGPDTNGSQFFITTVTTSWLDGRHVVFGKVVQGMDVVYKIEAEGKQSGTPKSKVVIADSGELPL is encoded by the exons ATGGCGAAAGCAAGCTTTATTCTACTCGgaactctcttcctcttcggAGCCATAGCTTCAATTCAG GCAAAAGAAGATCTCAAGGAGGTTACTCACAAGGTTTACTTCGATGTAGAGATCGACGGCAAATCCGCTG GTCGCGTTGTTATAGGACTATTTGGCAAGGCAGTTCCTAAAACTGCAG AAAACTTCAGAGCTTTGTGCACAG GGGAGAAAGGTGTAGGGAAGAGTGGGAAACCTCTACACTACAAGGGAAGCAAGTTCCATCGAATCATTCCCAGCTTTATGATCCAGGGAGGTGACTTCACGCATGGGAACGGTATGGGTGGAGAATCAATCTATGGTCAGAAGTTTGCTGATGAGAACTTCAAGCTGAAGCACACTGGACCAG ACACAAATGGTTCGCAGTTTTTTATCACAACGGTGACAACAAGCTGGTTAGATGGAAGGCATGTGGTGTTTGGGAAAGTGGTGCAAGGAATGGATGTAGTTTATAAGATTGAAGCTGAGGGCAAACAAAGCGGAACTCCTAAGAGCAAAGTCGTAATTGCAGACAGTGGAGAACTTCCTCTCTAA
- the ELF4-L1 gene encoding ELF4-like 1 (ELF4-like 1 (ELF4-L1); CONTAINS InterPro DOMAIN/s: Protein of unknown function DUF1313 (InterPro:IPR009741); BEST Arabidopsis thaliana protein match is: Protein of unknown function (DUF1313) (TAIR:AT2G40080.1); Has 147 Blast hits to 146 proteins in 34 species: Archae - 0; Bacteria - 0; Metazoa - 0; Fungi - 0; Plants - 146; Viruses - 0; Other Eukaryotes - 1 (source: NCBI BLink).): MEASRNRSLVGNNRSPEMNENDGEDVAASAAVEDVEVWDTLSNGFKRAQLYLDQNRDLIQRVNENHMSRIPDNVSRNVGLINEINGNISQVMEIYSDLSLNFAKKFDQRRRTTKDGDTTTTTTGS, translated from the coding sequence atggAAGCATCGAGAAATCGATCGCTCGTCGGAAACAACCGATCTCCGGAGATGAACGAAAACGACGGCGAAGATGTTGCGGCTTCGGCAGCGGTGGAAGACGTGGAGGTGTGGGATACGTTGAGTAATGGATTCAAACGTGCACAGCTTTATCTTGATCAGAATCGTGATTTGATTCAACGCGTCAACGAAAACCACATGTCTCGAATCCCAGATAACGTCTCTAGAAACGTTGGCTTGATCAACGAAATCAACGGTAATATCTCTCAAGTTATGGAGATTTACTCTGATTTATCTCTCAATTTCGCCAAAAAATTCGATCAGCGGCGGAGGACGACCAAGGACGGCGACACCACAACTACCACCACCGGTTCTTAA